One region of Chanodichthys erythropterus isolate Z2021 chromosome 19, ASM2448905v1, whole genome shotgun sequence genomic DNA includes:
- the LOC137007543 gene encoding zinc finger protein 214-like has protein sequence MEVKEENEQLSEVEEDRHDKPGEKSLSRSKTKKTFLKKRDKKSTTCTQCGKSFSTKQYLEIHMRVHTGEKPFTCDQCGKSFTSKQSLEIHSAVHTGEKLFKCNECGKTFRWASNLKTHLKIHTKEKPYSCSMCGKSFSQLPYLYQHEKIHTGVREYVCCECEKTFTTANQLKVHQRIHTGEKPHKCSHCDKRFSQSEHLKKHERIHTGEKPYKCSHCDKRFSDSSHLKPHERIHSGEKPYKCSQCNKRFSQSSSLKTHEKIHNREAAHV, from the coding sequence atggaagtgaaggaggagaATGAAcaactgagtgaagtggaggaggatcgtcatgacaaacctggagaaaaatctttgagtcgctcaaagactaaaaagacatttctaaagaaaagagacaagaaatctacaacctgcactcagtgtggaaagagtttctcaaccAAACAATATCTTGagattcacatgagagttcatacaggagagaagccgttcacatgtgatcaatgtgggaagagttttacATCAAAACAAAGTCTTGAGATTCATAGTGCAGTTCATACCGGAGAGAAGCTGTTCAAATGTAATGAATGCGGCAAAACGTTTCGCTGGGCATCAAACCTGAAGACACATCTGAAAATTCATACAAAAGAGAAGCCATATTCATGTTCTatgtgtggaaaaagtttttcTCAGCTGCCATATTTATATCAACACGAGAAAATacacactggtgtgagagagtatGTGTGCTgtgagtgtgagaagacttttactaCAGCAAACCAATTAAAAGTacaccagagaattcacactggagaaaaacctcacaagtgttcacactgtgacaagagattcagtcagtcagaACATCTGAAAaaacatgagaggatccacactggagaaaaaccttacaagtgttcacactgtgacaaaaGATTCAGTGATTCATCACATCTGAAACCACACGAGCGGATCCACagtggagaaaaaccttacaagtgttcacagtgtaataagagattcagtcagtcatcatctctgaaaacacatgagaagaTCCACAACAGAGAAGCggcacacgtgtga
- the LOC137007544 gene encoding zinc finger protein 271-like produces the protein MRVHTGEKPFTCDQCGKRFSQSSSLKAHMKIHTGEEPFTCDQCGKSFTRSSHLKEHMKVHTGERPFTCDQCDKTFLGSSDLKKHLTVHTKEKPYSCSVCGKSFSLLQYLHKHEKTHTGVREYMCFECEKTFTAANGLKLHQRIHNGEKPYMCSHCDKRFSVSSNLKTHEKIHTGEKPYKCSHCDKRFSQSVNLKTHERIHTGEKPYKCSHCDKRFSQSDHLKKHERIHSREKPHKCSHCDKRFSCSSYLKTHERIHTGEKPYKCSDCDKRFSDSSNLKTHERIHSREKQHTCDQCGKSFIIKSHLKIHMKIHAVEKPHHHSLKS, from the coding sequence atgagagttcatactggagagaagccgttcacatgtgatcaatgtgggaagagaTTCAGTCAATCATCAAGCCTTAAAGCACACATgaagatccacactggagaggagccgttcacatgtgatcaatgtggaaagagtttcacgcGATCATCACACCTTAAAGAACATATgaaagttcacactggagagagaccgttcacatgtgatcaatgtgacaAAACATTTCTAGGGTCATCAGACCTGAAGAAACATCTGACAGTTCATACAAAGGAGAAGCcatattcatgttctgtgtgtggaaagagtttttcactgctgcaatatttacataaacatgaaaaaacacacactggtgtgagagagtacatgtgctttgagtgtgagaagacttttactGCAGCAAACGGTTTAAAACtgcaccagagaattcacaatggagaaaaaccttacatgtgttcacactgtgacaagagattcagtgtgtcatcaaatctgaaaacacatgagaagatccacactggagaaaaaccttacaagtgttcacactgtgacaagagattcagtcagtcagtaaatctgaaaacacatgagaggatccacactggagaaaaaccttacaagtgttcacactgtgacaagagattcagtcaatCAGATCATCTGAAAaaacatgagaggatccacagcagagagaaacctcacaagtgttcacactgtgacaagagattcagttgTTCATcatatctgaaaacacatgagaggatccacactggagaaaaaccttacaagtgttcagactgtgacaagagattcagtgattcatcaaatctgaaaacacatgagaggatccacagcagagagaagcagcacacgtgtgatcagtgtggaaagagtttcattattaaaagtcacctgaagatacacatgaagatccatgcagtggagaaaccacatcaccaCAGTCTGAAATCATGA